In Hevea brasiliensis isolate MT/VB/25A 57/8 chromosome 13, ASM3005281v1, whole genome shotgun sequence, a single genomic region encodes these proteins:
- the LOC110635551 gene encoding uncharacterized protein LOC110635551, whose translation MPRSSRHKSSKHSSRDARDYSDSEKDSCSKDRKSKEESTVRVSKDSGSGEKRKLDSRDNKDSFGSGNGEYLEEYSSSKRFKERAEDGVNDRWNGGDDDKGEVTKKLKEKSGESRSKRRDESAGAYGESEEVVKKSSGKSDGKHRESSSRKEGREGGTERDRDREREREKERDRRGKEGKSDKLVDGEDLRAVKQVSEKTELKARDLLQSNELESLPDKRIRRKQDGSGDGDKHQDDIEDINDRRFSSREDGRPKDEKHKDERYRDKYREDKYRDERALKDHINSRSDDKNLRDDKDTIDIKPKKYKLQDGDREHDHDRDFDLGWDHDQDVDGESHHRDWDRDRDRDRDRDHDRDRDWDRDRDRERERDHERDRDRHLDYDDRSAIRYKDSRGRKISPDDHEDYNDAKSRGVKTLYLDMEKKSSSSSRVESDADRGRSQSRQAHPDNNTSSNRKRASPNTSSHGAADEYRQFKPEELKHRDAVVEQRSKSISSREANNLPGASDRASKYRSAEKPTKVDDGHIGELSLDRSSRSKASPMGLVDRSPTSSSVECRSMNRSGVRRSVDIEESGRRSSVSMGARDLPYADDRSNRDLPSEKSLADESTSVDSSFYNRHSQSNSALIPPSAFRGGVGSPSFLGSLDEDGRIKSGARYKRSADPNMGRGQGNAWRGAPNWSSSVPNGYIPFQHGPPHGGFQAMMPQFPSPPVFGVRPSMDISHSGIPYHIPDAERFSSHLRPLGWQNMMEGSGPSHMHGWDGSNGVFRDESHMYGGPEWDQSRHPMNGRGWENSADIWKVQNGDMNMDLPSTSLKVDFPVQAPMEDVLAGQEGQKSQNESSYHVQGKIVETKIAVAPSTKESSKSSPETTYEQKPDHPKLSSDDNVAHFYCAYLSKLDISTELTDPELHNQYMNLFNIEQSATSDEDTAFLVNLKDGARAVPKSSDTLLSSLHFPATSDTVFQRAMDIYKRQRVGWSLPRANSGTIDVRVPVNDVIAGEAILDHNAEMSDAQMLNVDEEKVEVHASIATEEENSEVACSLEVDVHAHTSNLKFALASQAASHDIPEKPTMIFNGDKVDGKSNEIVNSEDKQMEGCNNTFDCAEEGQGVGDAICGPVIFSDGSPKAFGALMPRSNESESVILSRIHHSLESTH comes from the exons ATGCCGCGAAGTTCACGCCACAAATCGAGCAAACATAGTTCGAGAGATGCAAGGGATTACTCAGATTCTGAGAAGGACTCATGCTCCAAGGACAGAAAGAGCAAAGAGGAGAGTACTGTTAGGGTTTCTAAGGACTCTGGCTCTGGTGAGAAGCGAAAGCTTGATTCCAGGGACAATAAAGACTCATTTGGCTCTGGAAACGGGGAGTACTTAGAGGAATATTCGTCATCAAAGCGGTTTAAAGAGAGAGCTGAGGACGGTGTGAATGATAGGTGGAATGGCGGAGACGATGATAAAGGGGAGGTGACGAAGAAGTTGAAGGAGAAGTCGGGTGAATCCAGGAGTAAGAGGAGAGATGAGAGTGCTGGAGCATATGGTGAGAGTGAGGAAGTGGTTAAAAAGAGTAGTGGAAAGAGTGACGGAAAGCATAGGGAATCGAGTAGTCGAAAGGAGGGGAGAGAGGGTGGAACTGAGAGGGACAGGGATAGAGAGAGGGAAAGGGAAAAGGAGAGAGATAGGAGGGGTAAGGAAGGGAAGAGTGATAAATTGGTTGATGGCGAAGACCTGCGAGCAGTGAAGCAAGTATCTGAAAAAACTG AGTTGAAGGCACGTGATCTATTGCAAAGTAATGAATTGGAAAGCCTTCCTGATAAACGAATTAGGAGAAAACAAGATGGTTCTGGTGATGGGGATAAGCATCAGGATGATATTGAAGACATCAATGATAGACGATTTTCCTCGAGGGAGGATGGTAGGCCAAAGGATGAGAAGCATAAGGACGAGAGATATAGAGACAAGTACCGTGAAGACAAGTATAGAGACGAGCGTGCTCTAAAAGATCACATTAACAGCAGGTCTGATGATAAAAACTTGAGGGATGATAAAGATACCATAGATATTAAACCGAAGAAATATAAGCTTCAAGATGGTGATCGAGAGCATGATCATGATCGTGATTTTGATCTTGGCTGGGACCATGATCAAGATGTTGATGGTGAAAGTCATCATCGTGATTGGGACCGGGACCGGGATAGAGATCGGGATCGTGATCATGACCGTGATCGTGATTGGGATCGGGATAGAGACCGTGAACGAGAACGGGACCACGAGCGTGACCGTGACCGACATCTTGACTATGATGATCGAAGTGCTATTAGATACAAAGATAGCAGGGGAAGGAAGATATCTCCTGATGATCATGAAGATTATAATGACGCTAAATCTAGAGGTGTCAAAACACTTTATCTTGACATGGAAAAGAAATCTTCAAGCAGCAGTAGAGTTGAGTCTGATGCTGACAGAGGAAGGTCTCAATCACGTCAAGCTCACCCAGACAATAATACCAGCAGCAATAGGAAGAGGGCTTCCCCCAACACAAGTTCTCATGGAGCTGCAGATGAGTACAG GCAATTTAAACCGGAAGAACTAAAGCACAGGGATGCTGTGGTAGAACAGAGGTCTAAATCAATCTCTTCAAGAGAGGCTAATAATTTGCCAGGGGCATCAGATAGAGCTTCCAAATACAGATCTGCTGAGAAGCCTACCAAAGTGGATGATGGCCACATTGGGGAATTGTCTTTGGACAGATCTTCAAGATCTAAAGCTTCACCCATGGGCCTGGTGGATAGATCTCCTACGTCATCAAGTGTGGAGTGTAGATCCATGAATAGGTCTGGTGTTAGACGGAGTGTTGACATCGAAGAATCAGGGAGGAGGAGTAGTGTTTCCATGGGTGCAAGAGATTTGCCTTATGCTGATGACAGGTCAAATCGGGATTTACCTTCGGAGAAGTCTCTAGCTGATGAGTCAACTTCAGTTGATTCATCCTTTTACAATAGACATAGTCAAAGCAACTCTGCTTTGATTCCTCCATCTGCTTTCCGAGGTGGAGTTGGCAGCCCTTCTTTTCTTGGTTCACTGGACGAAGATGGTAGAATTAAAAGTGGTGCCCGCTACAAGAGGAGTGCTGATCCCAATATGGGAAGAGGGCAAGGGAATGCTTGGAGGGGTGCTCCAAACTGGTCTTCATCTGTGCCAAATGGCTACATTCCTTTCCAACATGGGCCACCTCATGGAGGTTTTCAAGCCATGATGCCACAGTTTCCATCTCCTCCTGTGTTTGGAGTTAGACCCTCAATGGACATCAGCCACTCTGGGATTCCTTATCATATTCCTGACGCTGAGAGGTTTTCCAGTCATCTGCGCCCCCTTGGATGGCAGAACATGATGGAAGGGTCAGGGCCTTCTCACATGCATGGATGGGATGGAAGTAATGGTGTATTTAGGGATGAATCACACATGTATGGGGGACCAGAATGGGACCAGAGCAGACATCCAATGAATGGTCGAGGGTGGGAAAACAGTGCAGACATTTGGAAAGTGCAAAATGGTGATATGAATATGGATTTGCCATCAACATCCCTGAAAGTGGATTTTCCGGTGCAGGCCCCTATGGAAGATGTTCTAGCTGGCCAGGAAGGTCAAAAGTCACAAAATGAAAGTAGTTATCATGTTCAGGGAAAAATTGTTGAAACAAAGATAGCTGTCGCTCCATCCACAAAAGAATCTTCTAAATCTTCACCTGAAACTACCTATGAGCAGAAACCAGATCATCCTAAATTGTCAAGTGATGATAATGTTGCTCATTTTTACTGTGCTTATCTTTCCAAGCTGGACATTTCAACTGAACTTACTGATCCAGAGCTGCACAATCAGTAtatgaatttatttaatataGAACAGAGTGCTACTTCTGATGAAGACACTGCCTTCCTTGTAAATTTGAAG GATGGTGCAAGAGCAGTACCAAAAAGTTCTGATACCTTGTTGAGCTCCTTACATTTTCCTGCTACAAGTGATACTGTTTTTCAG AGAGCAATGGACATTTACAAGAGGCAGAGAGTAGGTTGGAGCTTGCCAAGGGCCAACAGTGGAACAATAGATGTTAGAGTGCCTGTTAATGATGTGATAGCAGGAGAGGCGATTTTAGATCACAATGCAGAAATGTCTGATGCGCAGATGTTGAATGTGGATGAGGAGAAAGTGGAAGTTCATGCTTCAATTGCTACTGAGGAAGAGAATTCAGAAGTGGCTTGTAGCCTTGAGGTGGATGTTCATGCTCATACCTCTAACCTGAAGTTTGCATTGGCCAGTCAAGCTGCTAGTCATGATATCCCAGAAAAGCCCACGATGATTTTCAATGGTGATAAGGTAGATGGGAAGTCAAATGAGATAGTGAATTCAGAAGATAAACAGATGGAAGGTTGTAATAATACTTTCGATTGTGCTGAAGAAGGGCAGGGGGTTGGTGATGCTATATGTGGTCCTGTAATTTTTTCGGATGGTTCCCCCAAGGCATTTGGGGCTTTGATGCCTAGGTCAAATGAGTCCGAGTCGGTAATTTTAAGTCGGATACATCATTCTCTTGAAAGTACACATTGA